TTaaacaaggcacatattttcatTGGAAATATCTCACAGCTCACCACCAAAGAAAACTACTATGAAAAGGACTATATAGGGTCATCTGTCGCAGTCTCgcaatattgcagatttttctgACGTTAACATATATATTATGCTGAAATACGCTGACATGTGATGTGTTGGAAAAAGTGCATAAATTAAAGTGTAGTTTTCATCGTCATTTCAGTGTCTGGGAAGTATATTTTATGGCTTAAACTATAAAGCAAAcgtttgtttacatattttggATACATTTTACGCTTGAAGTTTTTGTTTGAGTTCAGATATGTTTCCAAtgtagtttaaatgtgtttaaaggaTGAGGGAGAGGGGTATGTGAAggcttaatttatttaaaaaaacattttttatttggtctCTATAGTGCTGCTTTTCACCTATAGCAGTTCGGTCTGGAATGTAACTCCTGCGATTTTCACTAGATGCTGAAGTAATGATCATCTTATCTCAGTTTACTCATAAATTTACGAACtgtgtgtgaaatctgggcctattaagttgaacacaaagctattattctgttgtatgaattgaAATTGgactttctgccatcttgtggaagaGTATTTAATGGTTCTGCATGTCACCATACGTCACtggcatggatagatgaacaaCAATAGACTGTTTGTTGTAAATAGATAATCGTTTTTTGGACTAAGTAAATGTTGGTGCTGAAATGCTTGAAAATTGAAGTTGAAAAGtgcttgcttgtgtgtgtgtgtgtgtgacgcaGTGCGAGAAGCAGATCTGTCAGTCCCTGGCAGTGGCCCAAGCCCTAGCTGACGACATCGACTTTCACATTCTATCTTTCCGAGACTTTGGCAAGGGAAAGATCAAGAAGTGTCGAGTCAGTCCGGACGCCTTCATTCAGGTGGCACTTCAGTTGGCCTACTTCAGGGTGAGGAACGCCCGAAGTCTGGATGGATATCGGGACTTAAGGTACCCTGGAATTCGGCTGCTGTGTATGTTTCGAACACATTTTGTTGTGATGTTCCAGAATCGGAAAACGTTTTGCCTGACCTATGAGGCCTCCATGACCCGCCTGTTCAGGGAGGGCAGAACTGAGACCGTTCGCTCCTGCACCAGTGAGAGCAGTGCCTTTGTCAAAGCGCTCGTGGGCGGAGAGGTGAGACTGTGCACTTTTGACCAATGGAATGCATGAATTCTAGAGGTGGGACTAAGTCACATGTGTGCAGGTCACAAttaagtcaagtcatgtgacttgagtGCCCAGCCTCTGATTAATTCTgacgctgatttttttttcacaaaacctGGTAGACGGCTGCATCATGGACTAAGGAGAGACCCTTCAcatgtttttaacaaaacaaaactgccaTTTCTCCACCAGTCAGCTGACGTATGCAGGCGTCTGTTCCGCGCGGCATTCGAAAAGCACCAGAACCTTTATCGCATGGCAATAACTGGCGCCGGCATCGACAGACACCTCTTTTGCCTATACGTCGTGTCCCAATACCTCGGAGTGGAGTCACCTTTCTTGAAAGAGGTTCTTTCTGCACtttcttaccccccccccctctcaatTTGTCTCCTCGGTTACACTGATCCAAAAGTCTTATGGGTCTTTTTCAGGTGCTGTCAGAAACCTGGAGGCTGTCCACCAGTCAGACATCTCTCCAGCAGGGGGAGCTGTTTGACTTAGTGAACCACCCTGAGTACATTTCCTGCGGGGGAGGCTTTGGTCCGGTTAGTGCTGCATTCAGGGGAATCGAACAGGGGTAAAACTTGACACTGTCCACAGGCCCTGACCATTTTGGAGGCCCTCTTGGGAAGTAAATGAGTATCAGTTCACATGACCCACCCCAATTTACATTACAATCTTACATTCTGATTGGACCGTGCCGACATGCACAGGgattaaatgagaaaaaaataaaaacaattaataaaaattatGTTGACCCATGAACGCTActtcgcagattttcacctattgcgggggtggtctAGACCCTAAACGAGGGATTATTAAATAGCATCCACAGAACTTTTGCTGAAAGCATTTTGTTTAGAAAGTGTTGAAAAATTGAACAGTAggacattcaaaagtttagagaaggtcaacgTAAATTGACCTGTAAAGGTTTTGGATCATCTGGAAATTTCTGGAAACTAACAtccctgattttttttctgagtcGTGTGTTTAGCTATGATTGTTCTCTTTGTCTTTTCAGGTGGCTGACGACGGTTATGGGGTGTCTTACTACATTTTGGGAGACAGCCTGATCAACTTCCACATCTCCTGCAAGCACTCTTGTCCCGACACTGTgagttcatcacaacctctcataAAATACACACTTTAGAGTAGATGGTAAAAGTTgagcccccctttttttttgtatccctTCAAGGATGCCCATAAGTTCGGTGCTCAGATCACAAAAGCCTTGCACGACCTGCTGGAGATGATGAGCCCCGGCCAGAGAGAGCCCAGCAAAACCGAGGACAATTGGCCTGAGGTCAAGAAAAACCTGTAGACGCTTCCTCAGGAGAAAGACAACAGATGCTTGAAGGGAAGATGTTTTACCACCATTACTGTATGAGGCAAGAGTGGACATGTTCTCATGTTGAGGAGAAAAAACAATAAGTCAGCAATCTAAGCAGCTTGATCAAAAGACAGCTCAGTTGAAGGAAATCTGTACAAGTGAGCTGATGTTTTCctacatacatttatatatttgctGCGGATGGCCACAGGTTAACGTGTTATTCAGTTTCAGTATGACGTaatactcctttttttttttttctttcttttaagtGACTATATACTTAAGAAGttgacaaatattattttttattttttttaataaaggggcATGTTTATGTTTTGATACCATTGCTCTTTTGTGTATGTTTGCCtggatgtacacacacacacacacaaacacaggcacTTGAAACATTCCTTCACTTGCCTTGCACTACAGTAAAATGTCGTAGTGGTTCTTTCTGTGCCAaaggcttttgttttttaaatgcattcagGTTATCCAGCAGGCATTTTAAATGATGGTTAAGCACGTTCACTCGTTTTATGTATAAATATGTGTTGTTTTCTTAATGTCTGCATTTCTATAAACGCACCATAACAATGCAACTTACGTTTTTAAACGTGTGGGTCAAATGTGGACTTAGTGTTAAAGTTGTGGTGAAGACTAACAAGATGTTTACCAgggaaatgtggaaggaagctcCTTGGTTCTCTATggattttgtttgcttttcacCACAAGCCCACCGAGATTGTGTCATATTGCTTTTGTCTGAATTTTTAATGCaatattaaaagttaaaaaagacGTTCTATAGCAAAAGTGCTTGTTGTGtgcttttttggtttgtttggttCATGCTCCCAAAACCATTTGTGACCAACCGCCGGACCCAAGCAAAGGTGCAGTGATGATCTCAGGATTGAGATGtttaaaacgaaaaaaaaaatggttcttTTGTTCTCGAGCTGTCACCAcctgtctttttttgtcttcttatttCAGCTGTGAGCTCAGCAACGAGGCACTCGCTCACGAGCCGCTCTGCCAGACTTCGGCTTCAGCTCCCAAAAGCCGCCAATAATCCGCATGCTCATTTTTATTCCCCGTCCCCTTCTTGTCACCCCGCTGGAGCCTTTTATAAAAAAGCTGGTGCCCGCCACAGTCTGCTCATTACGCGTCAACATCCCTCTGACACTAAACTGGTATGTACAATGACttttcttgcttttattttgcggAAGCACTTTATTGTTTCCACCTTTTACTCTGTAAACAGCAAGTAATCAGAAGTGGATTCAagagatactgtacatgtttcttCAGTGAGtgatgtagttttttttttggggggggggtctaaaAGGAGTATGAAAATGTGACTTGTATCTGTCAGATAGTCTCTTACATCAATTCCCtgaaaaaaataggactttattgCTGTAATAACACACATTCTGTTCTTAAAAACACAACTTTGTTCTTGCAGTGATTTCAGATTTATGTGAAGATGTGTCAAAATCTTAttagagcttttaattggcccaaacaTAAGGTAGGGAGGCGGAATTGAGGTAATGGtaattgcaaaatgtttgttttattgactaCTGGTCCACACAcagttatgattttttttttaaatggcacctttattgaaaataattattattatatgtagcTGTACCTCTTCACTCCTTATCTGCTGCATGTGTGTTAATGCTTGACCTGCATGCTCACACTCTCTTCCCCTCAGAGGGTGATTATATACACATTACATTTAATCTAGCTACTCCTTCTTGGACAGTTTTACCACCCTTTGAGTAGAAGCACACGTTTATGGGCTCACACTGCACTGCAGTgcgcatttttgtttttttatgctgtGCTGTTGGGTCAAAGTTATATCCAGTAATACTAATAGGAGTGCACCATAATGCAAGGGTTATACAGTTGTACCTCGATATATACAAGCCATCGCTCGGCcgatttttattgcttttttttgcctcgagttgcgagcaaaaattggaGTGAGGAGGAACCTTCGCAACAAACAGCAGGTAATAATTCTTCCCAAAAATTTGTcaaatgcttgcttcaagctgtttattgccaagTTTAAGCATTAAACAAAGAGAAATCCATTGCGCTTATACAAACCACCTAATTTATGGAAGTcagctagcttcatgctaacacacGATACAAAACATTGTAGATGGGCTAGCATCGACGCTGCGGTAGTTGTAACCCTGAAAgcaataggttgaacatgaactttgcagcaacacatgtagaaagacaatatgataatgctcacaggcatatattctttatcatctgcgaAAAATGGCTAATATTACTGCCATCTTACTGAGTCATTTAGTTGTGAAACGTGTCGTCATTTATGAtgaatgtctgtattatactgccccatgGTGGCCAACGTACACTCACCGGAAGGAGTATGATAATGGGTATTGAAGCAATAAATCGTGATGCGCAAACTGTTTGATTCTGTACATTTAAGTCCATTATTATTCCTGACagggcaaaaacaaaagttacttcttcactgtatgtttttataaagtactgtagaatgttttttaaattattatttaaaaaacatgttacaaaaacattttggggggatggaacagattaatggcatttccatttgtttcaaaggggaaagataatttgagatacgaTAAGTCTTGAGTGACAAgggtggtcacggaacaaactAAACTCTTAAGTGAAGGCACCACTATACTTCTACTCCCTCGACCGCATAAACCTTAACCCTGGAGCAACGTGTGGAATTCCGTGGCCAATCCCTTGCCTGTTGACCTTGTGCCATGTTTATTCACATTGACATGGTCTGAATGTGCTTCATGGTTGGCCAAAACTCTGAACTATGTAAGGCCTTCATCCAtcatgttgatgcattcatGTCCGGAAATGTCTCTGTTATTAATCTTTTTAGGCAAGCATTGTCAACGTGTGACAGAGAACAAAtggggtgtttttttaaataatctttgcatttttgagaaaaaaaaactcaaattcaaGAACTGTatcagcaattaaaaaaaaaaaaaaaaaaaaaaatcacatttattttttacattttacagtttATATAACATACATTACGTAACGTCATTAAAAATACTGTttaccatttattattttatttcaacccAAATGTTGTTTGCTGCTTCAgaattttaaagcatttttttctatttttttttttttttttgcaaatttataaaACGGATAAATTATTCTCATCATTATTTTTACAATACtcttatttgaataaataaattaaaaaaaaaacattttataataattttggGCAACCAGTCAAATGTTTGCTTCAACAtgttgaaagcattttttttataactttgtAAATCATACtggttaattgtattttttttttgtcattttcttttacaatactttaatttttttatgaaaaagtattttggggGCAGCCAGTCATATGCTCCAGTGTGTTTAAAATAAGTTAATATTACATACTGAGAAATTGCcttattttgtacaaaactGATGAATTGAAAATTCTTTATTTGCCAGTGACTCAAATGTACATACTGattgtcaacatttttatttatttatttttgtctttgttaatTGCCTATTACAAGTCACATGATTGTACAGCCATATCATGAGGCATGTTTtgctttcggcttgtcccgttaggggtcgccacagcgcgtcatccttttccatgtaagcctctctcctgcatcctcctctcgaacaccaactgccatcatgtcttccctcacgacatccatcaaccttctctttggtcttcctctagctctcttgcgtGGCAGCTcgatcctcatcatccttctaccaatatactcgctatttctcctctggacgtgtccaaaccattgaagtctgctctctctaactttgtctccaaaacatcgaaccttggctgtcccgctgatgagctcatttctaattttatccaacctggtcactccaagagcgaacctcaacatcttcatgaGGCATGTGACAACTTCATAAATTACCAAATCTGGCTCCTTGCTTTATACATAAGTACcctttttcatcattttcaatTCAGCTCATTTATTGGCGTAAATCGCATTAATTGTCGAAGTGAAATTGTGACCAGTGAGTctgtaaaagtatttttctcCAAATTGAAGAAAGTGTGTTCACTGTGAGAGGTTCCCCTCAGGTTGGCCTCAATGCTAGTAGATTAAACGGTAATAGGAGAGCCGACTGGTGTTAATAGCCGCCAGCCGAGCACTTCAAAGTCCTCCAACCCACATCCTTTGGAGTAAATCAAATTAAACAACAATGATCCCGGTGACGTGACTCAGCCGCAGCCCCTCTTCTATTCCTAGATCATGAACGACAAATGGTCTTTGTCTTGGTGTGTTGTTTTTGAAGAATGTATTGTACATCTTTAGctgtatatttttctttgtgCTATTATTGTCATGCTCTAACTACACTAATTAAGAATACTTTTAATGCTATGCATGGTTTTACGCACcaattaaaactcattcacgtccagccttcccagttaacatggatatttgacttatacagccgtcaatggcagtgaatgtgttttaaaaccaaacaaagtccagtgtgtgttttcagtATCATTTTTTTCCAGCCCTGTATATGTATGACTGTACTTTAACTATGTAATGCACTTAGCGAGTCCTCTCATTGAAAAGTactatatacgtgtatataaaggtatacacacccctgttcaagatgtttattttgtaatataaaaaaattagactaagataaataatttcaaaacattttccaccatgtGACCTATaagctgtacaactcaattttaTCTTATCGAAAAGGGAagtagaaaaactgaaataatgtggttgcacaagtgtgcacaccctcttataactgggatgtggctgtgttcacaattaaccaatcacatttaaactcatgttaaatggttGTCACAAACTTACTGCAATGGGGAGTCCACATTATGTATTTAGTGACTTTAGTTACTCAAGTTTTACTTCTtaacacaatttaatttcttctttgtgtgttttagtgTCACAATGTCCGATTTAGAAGATCATGGGTGAGTAAATTGTTCATATATTCCAACAAGTTCCCCACACCTTCCACTTTTAAACATCTGTTTCTATGTATTTGTACAATATTCTTTCCCCATCTAGAGTGCACCAAGAGGGTAAGTCACttgaattgaaacaaacaaacaaaaataatcttttCCAAAATCATATGCATCACTTTTGACAAATCTTCCCTCTTCAGAGGAAGATGAGCAGGGAGAAGGAGGTAAGAATGCATGTGAGgatttcattgtcattgttaatttatttttttttttttagcactatATTCCTCTTTGAGTTGCCTTTATGGTTATTCATTTACATCCTCTGCTGTTTTGGTGAACACGAAGGAGAACGACACAAGCACAAGTGAGTATCTACTATGCATCACAAATGTGTTGTGTGGTTTACCATGAAGAGCACATTTACACATTacttgattaggtacacctgcacatccAATACCAAAAGGCTCACATTTGATTTCTAGTTTAAGATATGTATTCATTTGACAGTAAGTgtactgaaaacattttttaaacagctCCAGAccagtttcccaacctttattgcaCCAAAGCACATATTTACATTCGAACAACAcctaacaaaaatgtcataaaaagtatGTACTGTGTCCCCTCGCTGTATTGCGCTTCACCTATTGTAGATTCACTGCGTTGCATATATTTCGTTCATATTCATATTGCGCATAATTCGCCATATCACAGGATTTTTTGTGTTTGCTGCAAGTttgttgtggtaaaataaacgcttcctagcctaaacatcattaaaacatattcgaaggaataaaatgtacatattgtacAGTACCGCTGTGCATTATTTTACGTTTGAGTATAAAAGGTGTGTAGGAGTATAGAAAGTGTTGATAAGGTAGGAGTATGGGGAACCTTAAGAATTTGGGGAGGTTCAGAAAGCTTTAAAataagtgtgtatatatatatatatacatatatatatatatatatttaaatatggtCGGTACTCcgcggatttcacctattgtgggggTGGTCCTGAGTctaacccctgcgataaacgagggattacaatatactgaaataatgattaatttaattacaaatctgtgtgaaatctgggcctgtttaatagTATTATTGGCAACAGTTGGATATGCTGGTTAATTGTACCTGctgtcatctagtggaagagcatttatataattgttctgcttgtcactattccagtgatttccaacctttatgggtgccaaggcacatattttacaattgaaacattgaaACACatgatacattaattactgtatgtagttCCAGCCATCAAAtagttctgtctgtcactattcctcactggcataaatagatgtaaagatacattatgtcttggaaataaataatcgtttgagcaattaagtaaaattttataatttctcacggcacacctgaagggacacactaatgtgccttggcacactggttgggaatcactgcaataTACATAACTAGCATAGATAGATAAGCAAAATGGATAATTTCctgcggcacacctgatgatcaaCCACAGTCGTTGGGAATGAGTGTAAAGAGACTTTGCATGtttacctaatgaagtggcccaTGACAAGCtacaaaaaagttgttttacaGGCTGGTGGCAACACAACTCGCTCCACCAAAGATCCCAGAGGGCGAAAGGGTGGACTTTGATGTATGTACccattatcgttttttttaaataattggagAAACCCATCAGCATGTCGGACAAGTGACTAGCCCCGTCTGCCTTAGTTTTGAGGTTTTGGTTTGAGTAAGGGCTGGAGAAAAAAAGCTGTTGTGTTGGTTTCCTGTCAGGATATCCACAGGAAGCGGATGGAGAAAGATCTTTTGGAGCTTCAAACCTTGATTGACGTCCACTTTGAGcagaggaaaaaagaagaggaggagctcATCGGGCTCAAGTCGaggattgtaatttttttttttccatttacacaataaacacatttttatatatagtgtactgtatatgcagatGATGGAAGGCAAATCTTCGATTGTCTTATTTTGCCCCAGGAGAGTCGCCGGGCAGAAAGAGCCGAGCAGCAGCGCGTGAGGGCGGAAAAAGAGCGTGACAGACAGACACGGATCGCGGTGATTAACCACCATGAGCTTTTTGACACGTTGCCGTCTCGAAAACCTGCAGCGGTGAACTGTAAAGGTGGCGTCCGCAGGAGGAGAGGCAgaggaaagaggaggaagaggccaAGAAGAGGGCGGAAGATGaagccaagaagaagaaagtgcTGTCCAACATGGGGGCTCACTTCGGAGGATTCCTGGCCAAGGTCGGCTGTAGATTTAGTggagacaaactattgatgttacaatttcctaaaaagacacaaagaacattctgattctgatcgggGCCAATgtagaaataaaatgttgtggCTGTATTTTGTGGAATTGCGCTTTAATTTGACTACATTAATTTTTGCACATGCAGTTAGCATCTTCACCCTCAGTTTGTTAATGAATAAGGAGCTCTCAAAGCCACTGCTGTAAATGTCTGTGATTGCTTGATTGGTGCAGGTGGAGCAGCGGCGGGGCAAGAAGCAAACGGCGAGGGAGATCAAGAAGAAGACGCTGTCCGAGAGGAAGCAGCCGCTCGCCATTGACGACCTGAGAGAGGACGCCCTCAGGTCACTTTGAATCACACTGATGATAGTAGCTATCGTTTAGCAGTCTGTGCTCTTGTATTGAGCTATCAATATCATTTATATACACTCACTCGAGATTTTAGGGTTTACCATTGCTCTAGTCTATTATTAGTCCTAGTCTAGTCCATTAATGACTCTGGCACCTAGTCAGATGCACCGACCAAaatcaagaggaaaaaaacaaacaaaaaaatcaaccctacagtctcaatacttttgcccaTATTTATTGCATTAAACCACCAGTGTTATGTTCGAGTTCTGCACGACTGCAAACTATGGAAGATTGTTCatcaaaatgtgcatttttatcTCTGATGGATCCTGTCCAAGTGTACCAAATGCGTGTTTACTTTTTCAATTTGCTTACTTTTCAATGTCACTGCAATTGCCTTTTAGAAAACGAGCCGGAGAGATGTGGGAGTGCATCTACCAGCTGGAGTCAGAGAAATTTGACCTCTCTGAGAAGATGAAGAGTCAGAAGTATGAGGTGAAATTCTTTTCACCAAATGagctaaataaaattttagagaACGGCAAGATATCACgttaaattatttttcccaTTGCCT
The sequence above is a segment of the Phycodurus eques isolate BA_2022a chromosome 19, UOR_Pequ_1.1, whole genome shotgun sequence genome. Coding sequences within it:
- the LOC133417970 gene encoding troponin T, slow skeletal muscle-like — protein: MSDLEDHGVHQEEEDEQGEGGERHKHKLVATQLAPPKIPEGERVDFDDIHRKRMEKDLLELQTLIDVHFEQRKKEEEELIGLKSRIESRRAERAEQQRVRAEKERDRQTRIAEERQRKEEEEAKKRAEDEAKKKKVLSNMGAHFGGFLAKVEQRRGKKQTAREIKKKTLSERKQPLAIDDLREDALRKRAGEMWECIYQLESEKFDLSEKMKSQKYEITVLLNRIQHAQKFKKGHGKGKVGGRWK